CCCGCGCCGGGTTGTCTCCGAGGCTGGAGCGACGCAGGATCAGATCGCTGACGTGGACGACGCTCTCCGTCGCCGCCGCCCGTTCCAGCGGCGCCAGCCATTGGCGATCGCTGCTCGCGGGCATCGACCCGAACGCAAGTTCGGAAGGTGCTCCCGCCTCGGCCGCTAAGGAAGCGTCTTCGTCTGCAAGGGCGGGCGTGTGGTGAGGGAACACCCGGCGCAGCATGGTGTCGGCGACGCGGCGCGCGGTGGTGAGCTTGACACCGCTCACGCTGAACAGGCCCTGGGGTCCGCCCTTCCGCTGATGATCGACGAACACCACCCGCGACGCCGGCGAATCGGACCCCGGACGAACCGCCGGCTGCACGCCACCGAACACCCGCGCGACCTCGTCCCGACGCACCCCCAGGCCGGGGATGGCGTCGTTGAGATCGTCGATGAACGCCTGAAGGCAGGCCTCGCTCACCCGCGGCGGCCCGTTGTCGGCCGACCATGGCGCCTGCCCGGTTCCGGCGAACAGCACGCCCTTCCACGGCACCAGAAAGTAGGCGCGGGCGCCTCTACGGCGCGGCGGAACCGCAAGACCGTAGTCCGACAGCGGCGGGCGGTCGAACACCACGTTCCAAGTCAGGCACGGAGCGAACAGGTCCGGCCGGTCGTCGCCGCACGCAGCGGCAAACTGCCGCGCCCACGGGCCGGCGGCGTTGATCACCACCGGCGCCCGAAACTCCAGGGGTTTGCCCGCTGGCTCGCTTTTCGCCGCCCGATCGACCGCAGTGATGCCGGCGACGCGCGGCCCGTCGCGGAGCAACCCGGTAGCCTCGACGTAGTTCAGCACCGCCGCCCCGCTGGCGCAGGCGCGATGCAGGATCGCGATCATCAAACGCGGCATATCGGGCGCGAACGCGTCTGTCCAGGTCGCCCCGCCCACGAGGCCGCGCGGATCGACATCGGGGAACAGACGCACCGTCTCGTCGCGCCCGATGACCCGCCCGCCCGGCAGCACCCGGTCGCTGCGAACGCCCCGGTTTCGCCGCCACGACAGCACGTCGTTCAGCGCAAGCGCCGCCCGCAGCACCGGCGGCCGCTGAAGGCCCCGGTTGTAAAGGGGGAGCAGGCAGGGCAGCGGCCGGACGAATTCCGGAAAGGTGCGGAGGAACCAGTGGCGCTCCGCAACCGACTCCCGGAACCGCCGTAGATCCAGGCTTTGCAGATAGCGAAAGCCGCCATGGATAATTCTGAGACTGTTGTGCGACGTCTCCGCCGCAAAATCGCCACGCTCCACCAACAAGGGGGTCAGTCCCCGCTTCGTCGCCTCCAGCGACAGCATGAGGCCATAGACGCCGCCTCCGACGATGATCACGTCGTAGCGTCGCCTCGCAAGCTCGACGGGCCGTCTCGGCGTCAACACTCCGTCACCTGCTCCTCGTCGCAAAAAAGTTTTACCAGTGCGTCAGCTTGCAACTTTTACGTGTTCATGCCACATTCGGCTCCAGCGAACAAGGGATATCAGACGGAGCGGACCAAATCGATGAATACTACTGCCGCACTTTGGTGGCGCGTTCCCAAGATTGGAGTTATTACGTCGCGCGAGATGGCGGACATTGAACACGATACCTTGACGCCCGACGTCGAGACGTCCAGCGACGGCTATGCGCGCCGCTTTGACGGGACGGTCGGCCGCTTTCTGCTCGACAGCCAGGAACAGGCGGTCGATCGGCTGCTCGGCCCGCCCGCAGGCCAGGGTCAGGCGCTGCGCACCGTGCTGGAGGTGGGCGGCGGCCACGGCCAGTTGACGCCGATGCTGCTGCGGCGCGGCTGTCGCGTGTGGGTTCAGGGCAGTCAAGCGGCGTGCGCCGACCGTCTCCAACCCCTGATGCGGGACGAGGCGGATCGGCTTCAGTTCGTCGCCTCGAACCTCTGGAGCCTGCCGTTCCGCGATGGCGCGTTTGACACGGTCATCGCCATTCGCCTCATGGCGCATGTGGAGCGCTGGCGGGAGTTGCTGGCCGAGATGGCGCGGGTCGCCCGTCACCGGCTCCTCATCGACTACCCGCCGCGCTCCGGCGCCAACGTTCTCGAACCGCTGCTGTTTCGTGTCAAACGGCGCCTCGAAGGCAATACCCGGCCCTACTTCTGCTACACCGAGGCCGAGTTGAAGGGGGCGCTGCACGGTCTCGGCTTCGAGCGCATCGAGGTGGAGCGTCAGTTCGGGGTGCCGATGGTCGTGCATCGCACGTTGCGGCGGCCGGCGGCGTCGCGGGCGCTGGAGCGCCTGTCCCGCAGCATCGGCGTCACCCGCAGGTTCGGCGGACCGGCGCTGCTGGTGGCGGAGCGTTAGCGCATCACCAGCCATTTCCCGTCGCTCGCCTCACCGGCCTCCCACCCACATTGCCAACAGCCGAAAGTCCGCCATGTCCGAAGCGCCGCCGCCACCGCCGAGCCCCGCCCGGGGACGGGTGATGATGATCGCTCCGCAGCCGTTTTTCCGGGTGACGGGCACGCCCATCAACATTCTCTACATGTGCCGCGCGCTCACCGAGCTGGGCTATGAGGTGCATCTGGTGACGTTGCCGATCGGCGAGACGGTGACCATGCCGGGGTTGGTTTATCACCGAGTGCCGCGTCTGCCGTTCAGCGGCGACGTCCCGGTCGGCTTTTCCCTCGCCAAGGCAGCGTACCACGTCTTTTTGCTGCCGGCGGTGCTGCGCCTGCTGATCTCGCAGCGCTTCGCGGCGGTCCACGCAATCGAGGAATCGGCGTTTTACGCAGTGCATCTGGCGCGCCTGTTCGGCGCCGCCGCCATCACCGATCTGGATTCCGACCTGTGCTATCAGCTGTCGGCGAGCTCGTCGCCGGTGGTGCGCGCCTTGTCGTCGCCCGCGCGCGTGCTCCGACGCTGGGCGCTGCGGCGCTCGTCCGGGGTGCTGGCCGTCGCCGCGTCCCTGGTCGAGCTGGCGCGCGCCGACAACGCCACGGTGCCGGTGTTCGAGATCAAAGACATACCGCCGGAAGAAAGCCTCCGCGCCCCCGACCCGCAGGCCGTCGATCGGCTGCGTCACGAACTCGGCCTCGTGGGGCGCCGCGTGATCACCTACACCGGCAACTTCGACGGGCGCCAGGGCGTCGACGTGCTGGTGCGCGCCATGCCGACGGTGCTGCGCGACACTCCCGACGCCATGCTGCTGCTGGTGGGTGGCGGCGACGAGGACCAGACACGCCATCTGCGATCGGTGACGGCGGAACTGGGTATCGGGGACGCGGTAATGTTCGCCGGCCGGCGGCCGGTCGAGACCATGCCGGAGTTCATGGGGGTCGCAGAAATCCTCGCCTCGCCGCGTCAGGAGCCGTTGGTGACGCCCCTCAAGATCTTCGCCTACATGGCGAGCGGCCGGGCGATCGTGGCCACCGACTTCCCGACCCATTCGCAGGTGCTGCCTCCCGACGCGGCGTTCTTGATGCCGCCGACCGCTGAGGGTATGGCCGCCGGCTTCATCCAGGCCTTCAAGGATCCGGCCGAGGCCGCGGCGCGGGGAGCGCGTGCCCGAGCGCTGCTGCTGGAGCGCCACACCTTCGACATCTTCAAGCGGCAGCTGGCCGAGGCGTACGCCGTCATGACGGGGGGCGCCGGAGCCCGTGCCGTAATCAGCGCAGGCGGAGTCGAACCTGATCGCGGATGAAGGCCGCAGTTGCGGCGTGCGTGCCGAACGTGCGCGGTTGAGCGGACAGGGCGCGGATCAAGGTTTTCAGGCCCTCCGCCGGCCGTTCCTGGTCGATTTCTCCGTCGAGCACGAAGCCGAAGCTGCCGGCGCGGTCCTCCTCGCCGGCCAGCGGCAGCGGATCGCTCCCGCTCAGGATCGGCAGGTTGCGACGCTCAGCCATGCGAAGAGGCAGGGGCTGCGGGAGCGATCCGGGACGGACGCCGCTATCGCCGACGAACACCCGATCGGCGCCTCCGGCCTCGACCGCCGCCGCGATCAGCTTGCCGCGCTTCAGCCACCACTTCCCGAACCCCCACGGGAGGACGGCGACGGCGCCGGAGTCGTGGACGGCGCGTATGCTCGCCGGCAGATCGGCGCCGTCCGCAAACTCCCGATCGACGCCGAGCGCGCTGACCTCCAGACCCTCGGCCGTGGCGATCTGTCGCCCGGCCACCACGAGCAGGCGCGCGCCGTCGGGGCTCCGCGCATAGAGCGAGATCTCCTCGCCGCTCCCCTCGAACGCCCAGCCGTTGCGCGCGCCCGCATCGGCCGCGTCTCGCCAGCCGCGAAAGGCATGGTCGCGGGCGGTCTCTGTCAGCATGATGCAACCGCCGACGCCGGGATCGGCGTTCAGCCGTTCGCCGGGATCGGCGTTCAACCGTGCGGCCGCGGCCCGGACATTGCGCAAAGCTGCAGATAAAAGCCGCTCGGGATCGAATTCGGGGTAAACATGAACGTGCGCGTCAACAAGAAACGGTCCGCGGCAAGACATCGGTCGTGCGGCCCTATCCGTGGCGAAAGCGGGATCGGCCCCTGCTGCTTAGCCGGGATCGGTACCGGTGTCCACATGCACGGGATGAGATCGGGATGATCGGACGGACGAACACGCTGGCCATCTGGATCCGCTATGGCGCGCGCGCCGGCTTCGTCGTGGCGCTGCTCGCTGTCATCTATCTCTCTGTGGCACCGCAGACCACCTCTGCCTTCCCGGATGTCTCCGACAAGATCCAGCACGCCTTCGCCTATTTCGTTCTGACCATGCTCGGGCTGCTGTCCTTCCCGCAACAGAAAGCTTTGGCGGTGCTGGCCGTGGCTCTCATCGTGCTCGGCTGCGGCCTCGAAGGCGTTCAGGCCATGGTGCCGGGGCGCGTTCCGGCTGGTTCCGACATCGTCGCCAACACCGCCGGCGTGCTCATCGGGTTGCTCCTCGCTGCGATTGCGAGACGACTCCTGTTCAGCGCCCGTGCGTGCGATAAGAGACTGGCGCAAGGGGCCGGAAAATGAGCAACGTGCACAAAAACCTGTTGAATGTAGCCCGTTTGGGTGTAGTGTTGTCCATACTGCGTAATGCAAGCTTCATTGCGAGAAAGCGGTATGGAAACTCAAGCCCAAGGCCTGATTCAGCCGGCATTCGGCCATTTTCCTCAGCGCGCGGTCGACCCGCCTCGCGAATCGGCTGAGGCGGACCAGGCATTGCCGGACGACGAAGAGGTGAAATGGCGGCGCCTCGGGCTCTTCCTTTGCCTGTGCTCCTGCGCCACCACGCTACTGTTGTTCTTGACCGCGTATCGGGTGCTGTTCGGCTGACCAGGGTGCGGCCGCGGGCCTATTCCGCAAGCTCTTTCAAGTTCATTTCGATCATTTGACCGCCCTCCGCGGGCACGAAGCCCAGGATGGTGGCGCGGAAGGTGACCGGCCGCTCCGGCGTGTTCAGCGCGTCGACCTGCGAGACCGGAATCTGCAGCACCACGTCCGGCGCCGGCGAGCCCTGCCCGTCCGCGTCCATGTCGATGTATGCCTCGCCTTCCTCGACGTAATCGTCGCCGCGGACGCGCTCGGCACGCACCATCCGGCCAGTCCAGCGCACCGTCTTGCCCTTGATTTCGGAGGAATAGGATCTCCACGCTGCGGCGTCTCCTTCCATGGCGGCGCGCACCTGGTCATAGGGGATATCCGCCACCTCCGGTTCGCCGTCGCCGCACGCCGTCACCCCGAGCACGGCAACCATGGCCGCCGCCGTGGCATAAACGCTTCGCATGTTTCGCTCCTTCATCGAGGACCAGGACACGCCCGCTCCGGACGTCGTTCACGCACGCCGCGAGCGCGCGACTGTGCCGCCGTCATCGTTGATTTGCAACAGGATTGCGCGACTGCTGCGGAGCCGCTGAGGCGCCATCATGGGGGTCCCCGTTCAGGGGATAGTGGCAACGCACGGCGCCGGTCGCATCGGGGCTGAGCAGCGGTTGCTCCTGCCGGCAGCGGTCATCGGCGTAAGGACAGCGAGGGTGGAACAGGCAACCCTGAGGCCGATCATACTGGCCGGGGACGACGCCGGGGATGGTCGGCAACCGGCCCTTGACCAGCGCACGCTCCGGCAGCGATGCAAGCAACGCCGCAGTGTATGGGTGGCGCGGCGCGGTGAACAGGGTGTCCGCCGGCCGTTTCTCGGCCACCTGACCCGCATACATCACCACCACCCGCTTCACCGTCTCGGCGATCACTCCCATGTCGTGGGTGATCAACACCAGCGCCATGTCGCGGTCGCGCTGCAGGCCGAGCAGCAGGTCGAGGATCTGCGCCTGGATCGTCACGTCGAGCGCGGTGGTCGGCTCGTCGGCGATCAGCAGCTTGGGGTTGCAGGCGATGGCCATGGCGATCATCGCACGCTGGTTCATGCCGCCAGACAACTGGTGCGGAAACGAGTCGACCCGCGACGCCGCCGCCGGAATGCCGACCTGATCGAGAAGCTCGACGACGCGGGCGCGGCGCGCGCGGCGGCTGCCGCCCTCGTGCACCTTCAGCGTCTCGGAGATTTGGAAGCCGATGGTGAAGCAGGGGTTGAGGCTGGTCATCGGCTCCTGGAACACCATGGCGATGTCCCGGCCCGCGATCCGCCGCCGGGCGGACGACGACAGGCTCATCAGGTCGGTGTCGCCGAACTGCAGACGGTCGGCGGACACCCGGCCGGGGTAGCCGATGAGGCCCATGAGCGCCAGCATGGTGACGCTCTTGCCCGACCCGGATTCTCCGACGATTCCGAGCAGTTCGCCCGTGTCGATGGTCAGGTTGACGTTGTCGACGGCGCGGAACGACTGGTCCACGGGCCCGAACTCGACCGACAGGTTCTCGATTTCGACGAGCGGCATGGGACGGGTCGTCCTAGCGCTTCAGGCGCGGGTCGAGGGCGTCGCGGAGCCCGTCGCCGACCAGGTTGAACGCCAGCACCGTGATCAGGATGGCGAGTCCCGGGAACGTCACCACCCACCAGGCGCGCTGGATGAACTGCAGCGCATTGGCGAGCATCGTGCCCCACTCCGGCGTCGGCGGCTGGGCGCCCATGCCGAGAAAGCCGAGCGCCGCCAGATCGAGCACGGCGGTGGAGAACCCGAGGGTGGCCTGGACGATCAGCGGCGCCATGCAGTTGGGCAGCACCGTGATCAGCATCAGCCTGAGCGTCCCGGCGCCGCTGACCCGGCTGGCGGTGACGTAGTCCTTGGAGAGCTCGCCGATCACGGCGGCGCGGGTAAGGCGCACGAAGTGCGGCAACTGGACGATGACCACCGCCATCGCCGCGTTGATCAGCGACGGCCCGAGGATGGCGACGATGACGATGGCGAGAAGCAGGCTCGGCAGCGCCAGCATCACGTCCATCGCCCGCATGATGGCGATCTCCACGATCCCGCGGGCAAACCCGGCGATCAGCCCGAGCGCGATGCCCGACGCCAGCGCCAAGGTCACCACCAGAAAGCCGATGGAGAGGGAGACGCGGGCGCCGAAGATGATGCGGGACAGGATGTCGCGGCCGAGGTCGTCGGTGCCGAGCAGGAAGCGCGAGGAGCCGCCCGCGCTCCACACCGGCGGCGCCAGGAACGCCTCGCGGTACTGCACGTTCGGGTGATGCAGCGCCAGCACGTCCGCGAATACGGCGACCAACGCCAGAACGACGATCACCACCAGGCCGATCACCGGCCCCAGGTTGGCGCTGAAATAGCGCCAGAACACGACGATGGGATGGGGCGGCGCCTCGGCGACACCCGCCGGCGTTGCTTCGGGCGCGATCGTCGCGGTGGCGGCATCGATGCGTTGGGTCATGGCCGCGCGTTCTCCGTCAGCGCCGATACCGAATGCGCGGGTTGATCATGCCGTAAAGCACGTCGACGATGAGATTGACCGCCATCACCACGCTTGCCACCAGCAGAACCCCGCCCTGCAGCACCGGATAGTCCCGTCGGCGCACCGACTCCACCAGCCACTTGCCGACGCCCGGCCACGAAAAGATGGTCTCCGTCAAAATGGCTCCCGCGAACAGCACCCCAACCGCGAGGCCAATGACCGTCACCACCGGGATCAGCGCGTTGCGGAGCG
This window of the Rhodospirillales bacterium genome carries:
- a CDS encoding FAD-dependent oxidoreductase, with protein sequence MLTPRRPVELARRRYDVIIVGGGVYGLMLSLEATKRGLTPLLVERGDFAAETSHNSLRIIHGGFRYLQSLDLRRFRESVAERHWFLRTFPEFVRPLPCLLPLYNRGLQRPPVLRAALALNDVLSWRRNRGVRSDRVLPGGRVIGRDETVRLFPDVDPRGLVGGATWTDAFAPDMPRLMIAILHRACASGAAVLNYVEATGLLRDGPRVAGITAVDRAAKSEPAGKPLEFRAPVVINAAGPWARQFAAACGDDRPDLFAPCLTWNVVFDRPPLSDYGLAVPPRRRGARAYFLVPWKGVLFAGTGQAPWSADNGPPRVSEACLQAFIDDLNDAIPGLGVRRDEVARVFGGVQPAVRPGSDSPASRVVFVDHQRKGGPQGLFSVSGVKLTTARRVADTMLRRVFPHHTPALADEDASLAAEAGAPSELAFGSMPASSDRQWLAPLERAAATESVVHVSDLILRRSSLGDNPARALALAPAACERLGHEGAAARLEMDRLRRELTHLCDPCEGMMAGARRRIASPARSAG
- a CDS encoding class I SAM-dependent methyltransferase, whose protein sequence is MNTTAALWWRVPKIGVITSREMADIEHDTLTPDVETSSDGYARRFDGTVGRFLLDSQEQAVDRLLGPPAGQGQALRTVLEVGGGHGQLTPMLLRRGCRVWVQGSQAACADRLQPLMRDEADRLQFVASNLWSLPFRDGAFDTVIAIRLMAHVERWRELLAEMARVARHRLLIDYPPRSGANVLEPLLFRVKRRLEGNTRPYFCYTEAELKGALHGLGFERIEVERQFGVPMVVHRTLRRPAASRALERLSRSIGVTRRFGGPALLVAER
- a CDS encoding glycosyltransferase, whose protein sequence is MMIAPQPFFRVTGTPINILYMCRALTELGYEVHLVTLPIGETVTMPGLVYHRVPRLPFSGDVPVGFSLAKAAYHVFLLPAVLRLLISQRFAAVHAIEESAFYAVHLARLFGAAAITDLDSDLCYQLSASSSPVVRALSSPARVLRRWALRRSSGVLAVAASLVELARADNATVPVFEIKDIPPEESLRAPDPQAVDRLRHELGLVGRRVITYTGNFDGRQGVDVLVRAMPTVLRDTPDAMLLLVGGGDEDQTRHLRSVTAELGIGDAVMFAGRRPVETMPEFMGVAEILASPRQEPLVTPLKIFAYMASGRAIVATDFPTHSQVLPPDAAFLMPPTAEGMAAGFIQAFKDPAEAAARGARARALLLERHTFDIFKRQLAEAYAVMTGGAGARAVISAGGVEPDRG
- the vanZ gene encoding VanZ family protein — translated: MIGRTNTLAIWIRYGARAGFVVALLAVIYLSVAPQTTSAFPDVSDKIQHAFAYFVLTMLGLLSFPQQKALAVLAVALIVLGCGLEGVQAMVPGRVPAGSDIVANTAGVLIGLLLAAIARRLLFSARACDKRLAQGAGK
- a CDS encoding ATP-binding cassette domain-containing protein, whose amino-acid sequence is MPLVEIENLSVEFGPVDQSFRAVDNVNLTIDTGELLGIVGESGSGKSVTMLALMGLIGYPGRVSADRLQFGDTDLMSLSSSARRRIAGRDIAMVFQEPMTSLNPCFTIGFQISETLKVHEGGSRRARRARVVELLDQVGIPAAASRVDSFPHQLSGGMNQRAMIAMAIACNPKLLIADEPTTALDVTIQAQILDLLLGLQRDRDMALVLITHDMGVIAETVKRVVVMYAGQVAEKRPADTLFTAPRHPYTAALLASLPERALVKGRLPTIPGVVPGQYDRPQGCLFHPRCPYADDRCRQEQPLLSPDATGAVRCHYPLNGDPHDGASAAPQQSRNPVANQR
- a CDS encoding ABC transporter permease subunit, which codes for MTQRIDAATATIAPEATPAGVAEAPPHPIVVFWRYFSANLGPVIGLVVIVVLALVAVFADVLALHHPNVQYREAFLAPPVWSAGGSSRFLLGTDDLGRDILSRIIFGARVSLSIGFLVVTLALASGIALGLIAGFARGIVEIAIMRAMDVMLALPSLLLAIVIVAILGPSLINAAMAVVIVQLPHFVRLTRAAVIGELSKDYVTASRVSGAGTLRLMLITVLPNCMAPLIVQATLGFSTAVLDLAALGFLGMGAQPPTPEWGTMLANALQFIQRAWWVVTFPGLAILITVLAFNLVGDGLRDALDPRLKR